In a genomic window of Flavobacterium sp. KACC 22761:
- a CDS encoding MBG domain-containing protein, which produces MKQKLLLHFIFLFTLFALPKANAQALGPGDIAFIGYNTGAPSDGFSFITLKDIPAATVIYFTEQGWGAGTWVAGSTESHLQWIVPAFTPAGTIVSVTENATADTFTVTGTSGIGLVAGYTGFNLAAGDQILAYTSVSGAKPVSPNQPTFLAGVNGDYNSADFDPVTHWNLSTTSGGPSSALPLGLTNGVNCVALFPANQAEIANNKYDGTLTGTVAELLAKINDYTTWIHDASTNYTITPASYPTPAVTTTVLATVATSAATNVRSVSATLGGQVTADGGDASVERGIVWATTASPTTSNTKVQIGTGTGTFSAIITGLPAGTLIHFRAYAKNSSGTSYGNDLTFTTGTALGTSSTSQVNILCNGGNNGSATVVASGGSAPYSYAWAPTGGTGATASNLLAGNYTVTITDNESTSITRNFTITEPSLLTALSSQTNITCNGAANGSATVTPSGGTGPYTYSWAPSGGTAATASNLAAGTYTVTIKDNNNCQITRNFTFNEPAVLDATAGAVTNVTCNGGTNGTAKVNVSGGTAPYTYSWAPTGGTAATATGLSAGTYTVTVTDANGCQDSQAYIITQPSALVASFGSQTDILCNGGSTGTATVNVSGGTPSYTYSWAPTGGTAATATGLVAGIYTVTVKDANNCTTTQSFTITQPPILIATPVAQTNVACNGGNTGSATISATGGTGTYTYSWAPSGGNGPTANGLTAGTYTVTVTDANSCTATKNFTITQPSAMVISPSQSNVSCNGGANGSATASVTGGVPSYSYAWAPSGGTGATAAGLSAGTYAVTVTDAYGCTATQNYTITEPTAINITPSQTNVSCNGGSNGSATVNVSGGTGAYTYSWAPSGGNTATASGLLAGTYTVTVTDANNCMKTQSFTITQPSPLTATTSKTDVLCNGGATGTATVTATGGTGSYTYVWSPSGGTAATATGLVVGNYSCTITDSNGCFITKNFTINQPSVLTATTSQINATCSAGGQAVVTPSGGAGGYTYLWSPGGATTQVVSGLATGNHSCIITDANGCTITKNFIISTTNTLVASTFQTNVLCNGNNTGSAGVIPSGAPGPYTYVWSPSGGSADTATNLTAGNYSVTITSSNGCSIIKNFTISQPNAMTVTPSQTGVSCNGGSNGSASVSVTGGTGGYTYSWAPSGGNGATALGLSAGTYTVTIKDANLCQKTQSFTITEPAAITATKSQTNVSCNGGANGSATVSPTGGTGAYSYLWMPSGGTSATASGLTAGTYTVTIKDANLCQITETFTISEPAVLSATSSQTNISCNGANNGTASVSVTGGTGTYTYLWSSGASAATATGLSPGNYSVVITDANGCTLTQNFTINQPSALSATVSQSNASCNGGTNGVASVNVTGGTGTYSYTWSPSGGNSNTATGLSAGNYSVLITDANGCALTQNFTISEPDALVLAPSKTDVSCNGANNGTASVSVSGGTGAYTYSWAPSGGTSNTATGLSPNNYTVTVTDANGCTATKTITIEQPEVLAATPSQSNITCNGANNGTASVSVSGGTGAYIYSWSPSGGTSNTATGLSPGNYSVLVTDANGCTLTQNFTISQPSALLATTAQTNVSCNGLNNGTASIIVTGGTGSYTYLWSPAGGILNTASGLSPGNYTVTATDENSCSITKSFTITEPTLLVATPSQTNVSCYNGANGSASVNVAGGTGSYTYLWSPSGGTANTANGLSPGTYNVTITDANSCSITQTFVITAPANPVSLTTLNAANVTVSDANLSGTVNSDGINRDNGSCLSEVGFVYATHANPTVADIKINKGSSLGAITSSITGLKGNTTYYVKTYAINSNGYVNYGNEISFTTEKYKLFITATAGLSKVYGTTDPIFSFTANGFANGDTNAILTGKLSRDTGENVGTYSIKAGTINAGANYIIVFAGATFEIIKANQTITWTQSLDLGCDTGNTAQLTATSSSGLPISYVIANTAIGEIVGTTLNIKNSGNTTITASQNGDQNYNPATSVTRPVVVSQSGLIIQQWADVLLADNKNKNYVAWQWYKNGALVSGATRQYYSENQALNGTYYVIATDKNGNSIKSCPLVLTGAPFSKTLKIYPNPVRALNEFTVECNFSESQLSGATLAIFNVTGTQIQTVSNVKAKNQVTAPSQSGIYIVLLTLSNGEQKTINLLVI; this is translated from the coding sequence ATGAAACAAAAATTACTTTTACATTTTATATTCTTATTTACATTATTTGCCCTGCCGAAAGCAAATGCTCAGGCGCTGGGCCCTGGTGATATTGCATTTATAGGATATAATACTGGTGCTCCATCAGATGGCTTTTCGTTTATTACATTAAAAGACATTCCTGCAGCTACTGTAATCTATTTTACAGAACAAGGTTGGGGAGCCGGAACCTGGGTTGCAGGAAGCACAGAATCGCACTTGCAATGGATAGTTCCAGCCTTTACTCCCGCTGGCACAATAGTTTCTGTAACAGAAAATGCTACAGCTGATACCTTTACGGTAACTGGAACTTCGGGTATAGGTTTGGTCGCTGGATATACTGGTTTTAACCTTGCTGCTGGTGATCAGATTTTGGCTTATACATCGGTCTCAGGAGCAAAACCGGTTTCACCAAATCAACCAACTTTTCTTGCTGGTGTGAATGGTGATTATAATTCTGCTGATTTTGACCCTGTAACGCATTGGAACCTTTCCACGACCTCCGGAGGACCTTCAAGTGCTTTGCCACTAGGACTCACAAATGGTGTAAATTGTGTTGCTTTATTCCCCGCAAATCAAGCTGAAATTGCAAACAATAAATATGATGGTACGTTAACAGGTACAGTAGCCGAACTATTAGCTAAAATAAATGATTACACCACTTGGATACATGACGCTTCTACTAATTATACTATTACACCGGCAAGCTATCCAACACCAGCGGTTACCACAACCGTTTTAGCAACAGTAGCCACTTCTGCCGCTACAAATGTCAGATCTGTTTCTGCAACTTTAGGTGGTCAAGTAACAGCAGATGGCGGCGATGCATCAGTAGAAAGAGGAATTGTATGGGCTACAACTGCAAGTCCAACCACCTCAAATACTAAAGTCCAAATAGGAACTGGAACAGGAACTTTCAGCGCCATTATTACAGGACTTCCCGCTGGAACTTTGATTCATTTTAGAGCTTACGCCAAAAATAGCTCAGGAACTAGCTATGGAAACGATTTAACTTTTACAACAGGTACAGCCTTAGGCACTTCCTCTACATCGCAAGTTAATATACTTTGCAATGGTGGAAATAATGGATCTGCAACCGTTGTTGCGTCTGGCGGCTCTGCTCCGTATTCTTATGCATGGGCTCCTACTGGAGGAACTGGTGCAACTGCAAGTAATCTTTTAGCGGGAAACTATACTGTTACCATTACAGATAATGAATCAACATCAATTACAAGAAATTTTACGATAACAGAGCCTTCTTTGTTAACTGCACTGTCATCGCAGACTAATATCACTTGTAATGGCGCTGCAAATGGTAGTGCAACTGTTACTCCTAGCGGAGGGACTGGCCCATACACATACTCATGGGCCCCGTCTGGCGGAACTGCTGCAACTGCTAGCAATCTAGCGGCGGGAACGTATACAGTAACTATAAAAGATAATAATAACTGTCAAATTACAAGAAACTTTACATTTAATGAGCCTGCTGTACTAGATGCTACTGCAGGAGCTGTAACCAATGTTACTTGTAATGGAGGCACAAATGGCACGGCCAAAGTAAACGTATCTGGAGGAACTGCACCATACACTTATTCATGGGCACCTACTGGAGGAACTGCCGCAACTGCAACAGGACTGTCTGCTGGAACATATACCGTAACCGTAACAGATGCTAATGGTTGCCAGGATTCTCAAGCATATATCATAACACAGCCATCAGCACTTGTGGCTTCATTTGGATCTCAAACCGATATTCTTTGTAATGGCGGTAGTACTGGAACAGCTACAGTTAATGTAAGCGGAGGAACTCCTTCGTACACCTACTCATGGGCACCTACTGGAGGAACTGCCGCAACAGCTACAGGACTTGTAGCGGGCATCTACACGGTTACGGTTAAAGATGCCAATAACTGTACCACGACACAAAGCTTCACAATTACACAGCCCCCGATACTAATAGCTACACCTGTAGCCCAGACCAATGTCGCTTGTAATGGTGGCAATACAGGATCAGCAACAATTAGTGCCACAGGAGGAACTGGAACATACACTTATTCATGGGCACCGTCCGGAGGAAACGGGCCAACTGCAAATGGACTGACCGCAGGAACATACACCGTGACCGTAACAGATGCAAATTCGTGTACGGCAACTAAAAACTTCACTATTACTCAACCATCTGCAATGGTTATCTCTCCTTCGCAGAGTAACGTATCTTGTAATGGAGGTGCAAATGGAAGTGCTACAGCAAGCGTAACAGGAGGAGTTCCTTCTTACAGCTATGCATGGGCGCCTTCGGGAGGAACTGGAGCAACAGCTGCAGGACTATCAGCAGGAACATATGCTGTCACAGTAACAGATGCGTACGGATGCACCGCAACACAAAACTACACGATCACCGAACCAACTGCAATCAATATCACTCCTTCTCAAACCAATGTTTCCTGCAATGGAGGTTCTAATGGAAGTGCTACTGTAAACGTAAGTGGAGGAACCGGAGCATATACTTATTCCTGGGCGCCATCCGGAGGAAATACCGCAACAGCTAGCGGTCTATTAGCAGGAACTTATACAGTCACAGTAACTGATGCGAACAATTGCATGAAAACGCAGAGTTTTACCATCACCCAGCCAAGTCCACTGACCGCAACAACATCAAAAACTGATGTATTGTGCAATGGCGGTGCTACAGGAACAGCAACGGTAACTGCCACAGGCGGCACTGGTTCATATACGTATGTATGGTCACCTTCGGGAGGAACTGCTGCAACAGCTACAGGTTTGGTTGTCGGTAATTACAGCTGTACCATAACGGACAGCAATGGATGTTTCATCACTAAAAATTTCACTATCAACCAGCCTTCTGTATTAACCGCTACTACATCCCAAATCAACGCCACCTGTTCTGCAGGTGGGCAAGCTGTCGTAACGCCATCTGGAGGTGCTGGGGGTTATACCTATTTATGGTCACCGGGAGGGGCTACAACCCAGGTTGTCAGTGGTCTGGCAACAGGAAACCATAGCTGTATCATTACCGATGCGAACGGGTGCACTATTACCAAAAATTTTATTATATCCACGACAAATACATTAGTTGCCAGCACATTCCAAACAAATGTACTGTGCAATGGCAACAATACCGGATCGGCAGGTGTGATCCCTTCTGGTGCTCCAGGGCCTTATACATATGTCTGGTCACCATCTGGAGGAAGTGCCGATACAGCAACTAACTTGACCGCAGGAAATTATTCTGTGACTATTACCTCTTCAAACGGATGCTCTATAATTAAAAACTTCACAATTAGCCAGCCAAACGCCATGACAGTTACTCCATCTCAAACTGGTGTGTCTTGCAATGGCGGTTCTAACGGATCTGCAAGCGTTTCTGTAACTGGTGGAACTGGCGGATATACTTATTCATGGGCGCCTTCTGGCGGAAATGGAGCTACGGCACTAGGATTATCTGCCGGAACATACACAGTGACAATAAAAGATGCTAATTTATGTCAGAAGACGCAGAGTTTTACTATTACTGAACCAGCTGCAATTACAGCAACTAAATCACAAACTAATGTTTCGTGCAACGGAGGAGCCAACGGATCAGCAACCGTAAGTCCTACTGGAGGAACAGGAGCTTATTCTTACTTATGGATGCCATCGGGAGGAACTTCAGCCACTGCAAGTGGACTAACTGCAGGAACCTATACCGTGACAATAAAAGATGCCAATTTATGTCAGATAACGGAAACGTTCACTATCAGCGAGCCTGCCGTACTGAGCGCTACATCATCCCAAACCAATATTTCCTGTAATGGAGCCAATAACGGAACGGCTTCTGTAAGTGTAACGGGTGGAACAGGAACCTATACTTATTTATGGTCTTCTGGAGCTTCTGCAGCGACTGCAACTGGATTAAGCCCAGGAAATTATAGCGTAGTGATTACTGATGCCAATGGCTGCACACTGACGCAAAATTTCACTATCAACCAGCCTTCTGCGCTTTCAGCAACAGTTTCACAAAGCAATGCTTCATGCAATGGCGGAACCAATGGAGTTGCCTCAGTAAACGTTACTGGAGGAACCGGAACTTACAGTTATACATGGTCTCCATCGGGAGGAAACTCAAATACTGCAACAGGATTATCTGCAGGAAACTACAGTGTATTGATCACTGATGCCAACGGATGTGCCTTGACACAAAATTTCACCATTTCAGAGCCGGATGCATTAGTATTGGCTCCATCAAAAACAGATGTTTCCTGCAATGGCGCTAACAATGGAACTGCAAGCGTTTCAGTTTCTGGAGGAACTGGTGCCTACACTTATTCATGGGCGCCATCTGGAGGAACTTCGAATACTGCAACAGGATTAAGTCCGAATAACTATACCGTGACTGTAACAGATGCCAATGGTTGCACAGCAACTAAAACAATCACTATTGAGCAACCGGAAGTTCTTGCAGCAACTCCTTCTCAAAGCAATATCACCTGTAATGGAGCGAACAATGGAACTGCAAGCGTTTCAGTTTCTGGAGGAACTGGAGCATACATTTATTCATGGTCTCCTTCCGGCGGAACCTCGAATACTGCAACGGGATTAAGCCCAGGAAACTACAGCGTACTTGTTACAGATGCCAATGGTTGTACTTTGACTCAAAATTTTACAATCTCTCAACCTTCTGCTCTTTTAGCAACAACCGCTCAAACAAATGTTTCCTGCAATGGTTTGAACAACGGTACTGCATCCATAATCGTAACTGGAGGAACGGGTTCTTACACTTACTTGTGGTCACCAGCAGGTGGAATATTGAATACTGCCTCAGGATTGAGCCCCGGAAACTACACCGTTACTGCAACTGATGAAAATTCGTGCTCTATAACCAAAAGCTTCACAATTACAGAACCTACTCTATTGGTGGCAACACCATCACAGACTAATGTGTCCTGCTATAATGGCGCAAACGGCTCTGCTTCAGTAAATGTGGCTGGAGGAACAGGTTCTTATACTTACTTATGGAGCCCATCTGGAGGTACAGCAAATACAGCCAACGGACTTAGTCCTGGAACATATAATGTAACAATTACAGATGCAAACTCTTGCTCTATAACGCAAACTTTTGTCATTACAGCTCCAGCAAACCCCGTAAGTCTCACGACTCTTAATGCTGCAAACGTAACCGTAAGCGATGCTAATCTTTCCGGAACAGTGAATTCTGACGGAATCAATAGAGACAATGGTAGCTGTCTGTCTGAAGTAGGTTTTGTTTATGCAACACACGCCAACCCAACTGTTGCAGATATAAAAATCAATAAAGGAAGTTCTCTTGGAGCAATCACTTCATCTATAACAGGATTGAAAGGCAATACGACATATTATGTTAAAACTTATGCAATCAACAGCAACGGTTATGTGAACTACGGAAATGAAATCAGCTTTACCACAGAAAAATACAAGTTGTTCATAACAGCCACGGCAGGGCTTTCAAAAGTCTATGGTACGACAGACCCTATATTTAGCTTTACTGCAAATGGATTTGCAAATGGAGATACTAATGCAATACTAACCGGAAAGCTTTCAAGAGATACAGGCGAGAATGTAGGAACCTATAGCATCAAAGCTGGAACTATCAATGCAGGAGCAAACTATATCATTGTTTTTGCCGGTGCCACTTTTGAGATCATCAAAGCAAACCAAACGATAACATGGACACAAAGCTTGGATCTGGGATGTGATACAGGAAATACAGCACAGCTTACTGCTACGTCTAGTAGCGGACTTCCGATCTCCTATGTCATAGCAAATACAGCTATCGGCGAAATCGTTGGAACAACCCTAAACATCAAAAATTCAGGAAATACAACGATTACAGCCAGTCAAAATGGCGATCAGAATTACAACCCTGCTACATCGGTTACAAGACCAGTAGTTGTGAGCCAGTCTGGCCTTATCATACAACAATGGGCTGATGTCTTGTTAGCTGACAATAAAAATAAAAACTATGTTGCTTGGCAATGGTATAAAAATGGGGCGTTGGTCTCTGGCGCAACACGTCAATATTATAGTGAAAACCAAGCCTTGAATGGAACTTATTATGTTATTGCAACTGATAAAAACGGAAATTCAATAAAATCTTGTCCTTTGGTACTAACTGGAGCTCCTTTTTCTAAAACTCTGAAAATTTATCCAAACCCAGTAAGAGCCTTGAATGAATTTACAGTCGAATGTAATTTCAGTGAATCTCAGCTTAGTGGTGCAACTCTAGCGATCTTTAACGTGACTGGAACACAAATTCAGACTGTTTCTAATGTGAAAGCTAAGAATCAGGTTACAGCACCTTCACAATCAGGTATCTACATTGTACTTCTGACACTATCCAATGGTGAACAGAAAACAATTAATTTACTGGTAATCTAA
- a CDS encoding OmpA family protein, translating to MKIKIATALFLLYGLHASAQEITVKLNGGPSGILYDSSIGDGQLKIGGGLGIGYTYFFSNHWGINSGLDFMYNQNSFKLNDGNTISSYKIDDQGSAFEYQVSPKNYKEDQHFMSFAVPVLLQYRTSFASQTEWYLGFGGKILFPGKQKIKASADEIQLSGYYPDLNILIDDLPSHGFGKVTNWKDEASVSLDPTFLISVETGLTFKLKENMKLYTGVYADYGLTNLTNDNPNANIVTYSPSGINNLQAEGVIGNNKVVQETRYFSAGIQLKLGFSLNKSKSQPAEMAQPQNVTESVAPKAEPAPAPQKVPEPATKPKEITAEQRAYIEKPLAFNEIGNTSVTPELAERLDGIAKILNENNDVELNVTGYTCDIGTEKRNLEIGQLRAQAVADYLKNKGIQNSRIHLFSKGENDPLVPNTPAENKPLNRRVSLVLIDK from the coding sequence ATGAAGATCAAGATAGCAACAGCACTATTTTTATTATACGGCCTCCATGCAAGCGCTCAGGAAATTACAGTCAAACTAAACGGAGGCCCCTCAGGAATTCTTTATGACAGTTCAATTGGCGACGGTCAACTAAAAATCGGAGGAGGATTAGGAATTGGTTACACCTATTTTTTCAGCAACCATTGGGGAATCAATTCCGGTTTAGATTTTATGTACAATCAAAACAGCTTCAAACTTAATGATGGCAATACCATCAGTTCATACAAGATCGATGACCAAGGATCGGCATTCGAATATCAGGTTTCACCAAAGAACTACAAAGAAGACCAACATTTCATGTCATTTGCCGTTCCGGTGCTTTTGCAGTACAGAACATCATTCGCAAGCCAAACGGAATGGTATTTAGGTTTCGGCGGAAAAATATTATTTCCAGGAAAACAGAAGATAAAGGCTTCGGCAGATGAAATACAATTAAGTGGTTATTATCCCGACCTGAATATCCTGATCGACGACCTGCCTTCTCACGGATTCGGGAAAGTCACCAATTGGAAAGACGAGGCTTCTGTAAGCCTTGACCCAACCTTTCTTATAAGCGTAGAAACTGGGTTGACCTTTAAACTTAAGGAAAACATGAAGCTTTACACAGGAGTATACGCAGACTACGGATTAACAAACTTGACCAATGACAATCCTAATGCAAACATTGTAACTTATAGTCCTAGCGGTATCAACAATTTACAGGCTGAGGGCGTTATCGGCAACAACAAAGTTGTACAAGAAACCCGTTACTTTTCTGCGGGAATTCAGCTTAAACTAGGTTTTTCGCTGAATAAGTCAAAATCTCAGCCGGCAGAAATGGCACAACCTCAAAACGTAACTGAGAGTGTCGCACCAAAAGCAGAGCCAGCACCTGCTCCACAAAAAGTTCCCGAACCGGCAACTAAGCCAAAAGAGATTACGGCAGAACAACGCGCCTATATCGAAAAACCTTTGGCTTTCAATGAAATTGGAAATACTTCGGTTACTCCCGAATTAGCCGAAAGACTTGATGGAATCGCCAAAATCCTTAACGAGAATAATGACGTCGAACTGAATGTAACAGGATATACCTGCGACATCGGGACTGAGAAACGCAATTTGGAAATCGGACAACTTCGTGCACAAGCTGTAGCGGACTATCTTAAAAACAAGGGAATCCAAAACAGCAGAATTCACCTGTTCTCAAAAGGAGAAAACGATCCGCTCGTTCCAAATACTCCAGCCGAAAACAAGCCTTTGAATCGTCGAGTTTCCCTTGTCCTAATCGACAAATAA
- a CDS encoding tetratricopeptide repeat protein: protein MMKHYYLLFAVLFLFACNKNKNTESKPTKITATQGCFSPKTTDKDWYLLNKKAPKFKGLKGIDFKISTKNQEVQQYFNQGMMLAYGFNHAEAARSFYEASRLDPNCAMAYWGFAYVLGPNYNAGMEEDNFQRAYDAIQKAKKFSEKCSPKEIALIDAMAVRYVKNPPADRKPLDIAYAEAMKKVYTKFSTDPDIGALYAESLMNLHPWDLYDKNTGAIKKWTPEIVEILQELMVRNPKHPGAHHFYIHALEASSTPEKALKSAKLLETLVPESGHLVHMPSHIYIRTGDYHQGSLSNIQAIKIDSLYTTVCHAQGAYPLAYYPHNYHFLTATAALEGNSKLAWNNAKKLQKHISVEIMRQPGWGTLQHYYTIPYYIAVKFAMWDTIIALPKPDKDLVYPQAIWHYARGMAYLGKNNLINAEKEFSALDQLSKNTKLKDLTIWNINTTSDLARIASKVLEAGIASKKKDLNKSILLLNEAIEIEDNLNYNEPPDWFFSVRHYLGAVLLKAEKYNEAEKIYRKDLEIWRKNGWALIGLYNSLVKQKKDSEALKIKTAFDESWRYADFKISSSASAVME, encoded by the coding sequence ATGATGAAACATTATTATTTGCTATTTGCTGTTTTATTTCTTTTTGCTTGTAATAAAAACAAAAATACGGAATCAAAACCAACAAAAATTACTGCTACCCAAGGATGTTTTTCGCCAAAGACTACAGATAAAGATTGGTATTTGTTAAATAAAAAAGCACCAAAATTTAAAGGCCTGAAAGGAATAGATTTTAAAATTTCTACTAAAAATCAAGAAGTACAGCAGTATTTCAATCAAGGAATGATGCTGGCATATGGTTTTAATCATGCCGAAGCCGCAAGATCATTTTATGAAGCTTCGCGTTTAGATCCTAATTGTGCGATGGCATATTGGGGTTTTGCGTATGTTTTAGGTCCAAATTATAATGCTGGAATGGAAGAAGATAATTTTCAGCGGGCTTATGATGCCATTCAAAAAGCCAAAAAGTTTTCGGAAAAATGTTCGCCAAAAGAAATCGCGCTAATAGACGCAATGGCTGTAAGATATGTCAAAAATCCACCCGCTGACAGAAAACCATTGGATATTGCCTATGCCGAAGCCATGAAAAAAGTATATACTAAATTTTCAACAGATCCTGATATTGGAGCACTTTACGCTGAATCGTTAATGAATTTGCATCCTTGGGATTTGTATGATAAAAATACCGGAGCAATAAAAAAATGGACTCCCGAAATAGTAGAAATTCTGCAGGAATTGATGGTAAGAAATCCAAAACATCCTGGCGCACATCATTTTTATATACATGCTTTAGAAGCTTCTTCCACACCTGAAAAGGCTTTAAAAAGTGCTAAGTTATTAGAAACTTTGGTTCCAGAATCTGGCCATTTGGTTCATATGCCGTCACATATTTACATTCGTACAGGAGATTATCACCAAGGATCGCTTTCAAATATTCAAGCTATAAAAATTGACAGCCTTTATACTACCGTTTGTCACGCGCAAGGAGCATATCCGCTAGCTTATTATCCGCATAATTATCATTTTTTGACCGCAACAGCAGCTTTAGAAGGAAATTCTAAATTGGCTTGGAATAACGCTAAAAAACTTCAAAAGCATATTTCAGTTGAGATTATGCGACAGCCAGGATGGGGAACTTTGCAGCATTATTATACGATTCCATATTATATTGCTGTAAAATTTGCCATGTGGGATACCATTATTGCACTTCCTAAACCAGATAAGGATCTTGTTTATCCGCAAGCTATTTGGCATTATGCAAGAGGAATGGCTTATCTAGGAAAAAATAATTTGATAAATGCCGAAAAAGAATTTTCAGCTCTTGATCAGCTATCAAAAAATACGAAACTGAAGGACCTTACAATTTGGAATATTAATACTACTTCAGATCTTGCTCGTATTGCTTCAAAAGTTCTTGAAGCAGGAATTGCTTCAAAGAAAAAGGATTTAAATAAATCTATATTGTTGTTAAACGAAGCAATAGAAATTGAAGACAATCTCAATTATAACGAGCCTCCTGATTGGTTTTTCTCGGTGCGGCATTATTTAGGTGCAGTTCTGCTTAAAGCTGAAAAATACAACGAAGCAGAAAAAATCTATCGCAAGGATTTAGAGATTTGGCGCAAAAACGGCTGGGCATTAATCGGATTGTATAATTCGTTAGTAAAACAGAAAAAAGATAGCGAAGCATTAAAAATCAAAACTGCTTTTGATGAGTCATGGCGATATGCCGATTTTAAGATTTCATCTTCTGCATCTGCTGTAATGGAATAG
- a CDS encoding cupin domain-containing protein — translation MSNQIIDKQTTEHYVWGENCDSWVLADTAGLSIKQESMPPSTREKLHFHTEAQQFFFILKGTATFYLAKNKTIVTEQKGILVQPKTKHYIANETSEQLEFLVISQPTTNNDRTTIEE, via the coding sequence ATGAGTAATCAAATAATTGACAAACAAACCACCGAACATTATGTGTGGGGCGAAAATTGCGATAGCTGGGTCTTAGCGGATACTGCTGGACTTTCAATAAAACAGGAAAGCATGCCACCTTCAACTAGAGAAAAATTGCATTTTCATACTGAAGCGCAACAATTTTTCTTCATTTTGAAAGGCACAGCAACTTTTTATTTGGCAAAAAATAAAACAATTGTTACCGAGCAAAAAGGAATATTGGTTCAGCCAAAAACCAAACATTATATTGCAAATGAAACTTCAGAACAGCTTGAATTTCTCGTGATTTCACAACCAACAACAAATAACGACAGAACTACAATTGAAGAGTAA